A part of Aspergillus flavus chromosome 1, complete sequence genomic DNA contains:
- a CDS encoding peptidyl-prolyl cis-trans isomerase cyp15: MAAEDEKSQPLSNKRPHSAVDGDGDDDNDSSSDDDFGPALPSADAPKKKRRKLPFEKVYVNALPASPRYSKSLMHKDQLSFVTMTPHTDFLITSSIDGFVKFWKKMAVSIEFVKEFRAHNGEVRGVSVSADGRSFATIGADKTVKLFDVITFDLLSMLTLEYTPRCVCWVHRRGASLPLLAVTDEGSSTIQIFDGRGENPNPLHTLKTIHRNPVAAIAFNDAYDCVISADESGMIEYWRAGDSSFEKPDNVFELKSSTNLFEFKKSKSTPTSLTISPSGEQFAAFSFPDRQVRVFDFSTGKLYRKYDESLSTITDMQQAGTAIHQLDELEFGRRLAVERELENPITQPKINVIFDESGHFILYGSLYGTKCINTYTNRVVRVYGKDEPFRSLNLAMYQGQPQKKGVVTVSMAASSNPLLQESEERDPILVSTGFAKVRFYLFTNETEISKSSRDVQNEKPTQTTTGREAAEKKSNELGTSAILHTTMGDIHLRLFPSAAPKAVENFVTHARNGYYNNTIFHRVIRKFMIQGGDPLGDGTGGESIWGGEFEDEFSSLKHDKPYTLSMANAGPNTNGSQFFITTEKTPWLDNKHTVFGRAVQGLDVVHKIENTKTFKEKPEQDIKIVSITVS, from the exons ATGGCGGCAGAAGACGAGAAGTCGCAGCCTTTGTCCAACAAGAGACCGCACTCCGCGGTTGATGGCGATGGGGACGATG ACAACGACTCTTCCTCCGACGATGACTTCGGTCCAGCCCTCCCGTCTGCAGAtgcgccgaagaagaagcggcgCAAACTCCCCTTCGAGAAAGTCTACGTGAACGCGCTGCCCGCATCGCCGCGTTACTCGAAGTCGCTCATGCACAAGGACCAATTGTCTTTTGTGACAATGACACCACACACGGACTTCCTTATTACATCCTCTATTGATGGTTTTGTGAAAttttggaagaagatggcggTTAGTATTGAGTTCGTGAAGGAGTTCCGTGCCCATAATGGTGAGGTGAGGGGCGTCAGTGTCAGCGCGGACGGCAGGAGCTTTGCGACAATTGGGGCCGACAAGACAGTAAAGCTGTTTGATGTCATTACTTTCG ACTTGCTCTCCATGCTCACACTCGAATACACCCCTCGCTGCGTCTGCTGGGTCCATCGTCGAGGCGCTTCATTACCACTACTGGCAGTGACCGACGAAGGTAGCAGCACGATCCAAATCTTCGACGGCCGGGGTGAGAACCCCAACCCCCTCCACACCTTGAAGACAATCCACCGGAACCCGGTAGCCGCAATCGCCTTCAACGATGCGTACGACTGCGTGATCTCCGCGGACGAGTCCGGCATGATCGAGTACTGGCGAGCAGGTGATTCCTCATTCGAAAAGCCCGACAACGTCTTCGAATTAAAGTCATCCACCAACCTCTTCGAATTCAAAAAGTCCAAATCCACCCCAACATCCCTAACGATCTCCCCCTCCGGCGAACAATTCGccgccttttccttcccagaCCGCCAGGTCCGAGTCTTCGACTTCTCCACGGGCAAGCTCTACCGTAAATACGACGAATCTCTTTCCACAATAACCGACATGCAACAAGCCGGCACAGCAATCCACCAACTGGACGAGCTTGAATTCGGCCGCCGCCTCGCCGTCGAACGCGAGCTCGAAAACCCCATCACCCAACCCAAAATCAACGTCATCTTCGACGAATCCGGTCACTTCATCCTCTATGGCTCCCTTTACGGCACAAAATGCATAAACACCTACACCAACCGCGTCGTACGTGTCTACGGCAAAGACGAGCCCTTCCGCTCCCTCAACCTAGCCATGTACCAAGGCCAACCACAAAAGAAAGGCGTCGTAACAGTCTCCATGGCCGCAAGCTCCAACCCCCTCCTCCAGGAATCCGAAGAGCGCGACCCCATCCTAGTCAGCACAGGCTTCGCCAAAGTCCGCTTCTACCTCTTCACCAATGAAACCGAGATCTCAAAATCCTCCCGCGACGTCCAGAACGAGAAACCCACCCAAACAACCACCGGCCGCGAAGCTGccgagaagaaatcaaatgaGCTTGGTACTTCCGCCATCTTGCACACTACCATGGGCGATATCCATCTCCGGCTCTTCCCGTCTGCCGCGCCCAAGGCCGTCGAGAACTTCGTCACCCATGCCCGCAATGGCTACTATAATAATACCATCTTCCACCGTGTGATCCGCAAGTTCATGATCCAGGGTGGAGACCCGTTGGGCGACGGGACAGGTGGTGAATCGATCTGGGGCGGGGAGTTCGAGGACGAATTCTCCAGTTTGAAACACGATAAACCGTATACTTTGTCCATGGCTAATGCTGGACCGAATACCAATGGGAGTCAGTTCTTTATTACGACGGAGAAGACGCCGTGGTTGGATAACAAGCATACTGTTTTCGGGCGAGCTGTGCAGGGATTAGATGTCGTGCATAAGATCGAGAACACGAAGACGTTCAAGGAGAAGCCCGAGCAGGACATCAAGATTGTGAGTATCACTGTATCTTGA
- a CDS encoding chaperonin complex component, TCP-1 delta subunit (t-complex protein 1 subunit beta): MASANPTQIFADDVIEEKGENARLSAFVGAIAVGDLVKSTLGPKGMDKILQSASTGEILVTNDGATILKAIALDNAAAKVLVNISKVQDDEVGDGTTSVTVLAAELLREAEKLVNRKIHPQTIIEGYRIASRAALDALEKAAVDRSADMEAFRKDLHSIARTTLSSKVLAQDRDYFATLACDAVLRLKGSTDLSHIQIIKKAGGKLSDSYLDEGFILDKKMGVNQPKRLENVNILVANTAMDTDKVKIFGARVKVESTGKLAELEKAEREKMKAKVDRIKAHGINCFVNRQLIYNWPEQLFTEAGIMSIEHADFDGVERLALVTGGEIASTFDHPEQVKLGHCDVIEEVIIGEDTLIKFSGVAAGQACTIVLRGATEQLLDEAERSLHDALAVLSQTVKDPRVTLGGGCAEMVMSKAVEQAAQNTTGKKQLAVDSFALALKQLPTILADNAGLDSSDLVTRLRQAINNGMTSSGLDLLTPGGGIADMRELGVVESYKLKKAVVSSASEASELLLRVDNIIRSAPRRRERM, translated from the exons ATG GCGTCCGCCAACCCTACGCAGATCTTTGCGGACGATGTCATCGAAGAGAAGGGCGAGAATGCCCGTCTCTCCGCCTTCGTTGGCGCCATCGCCGTCGGTGACCTGGTGAAGAGCACTTTGGGTCCTAAGGGAATGGATAAGATCCTCCAGTCAGC GTCGACCGGCGAGATCCTCGTGACGAATGACGGTGCTACGATCCTGAAGGCGATCGCTCTCGACAATGCTGCAGCCAAGGTTTTGGTAAATATCTCGAAAGTCCAGGATGACGAAGTCGGTGATGGCACAACGTCCGTGACCGTGTTGGCGGCCGAGCTGCTGCGTGAGGCTGAGAAGTTGGTGAACCGCAAAATCCACCCCCAGACTATCATCGAAGGTTACCGGATAGCCAGCCGTGCCGCTCTTGACGCCCTCGAGAAGGCTGCCGTCGACCGTAGTGCCGACATGGAGGCATTCCGTAAAGACCTCCACTCCATCGCTCGTACGACCCTTAGCTCAAAGGTCCTGGCCCAAGACCGTGATTACTTTGCCACCCTCGCTTGCGACGCAGTGCTCCGTCTCAAGGGCTCGACCGACCTGAGCCACATCCAGATCATCAAGAAGGCCGGTGGAAAGCTTAGTGATTCCTACCTGGACGAGGGTTTCATTCTTGACAAGAAGATGGGTGTCAACCAGCCCAAGCGTTTGGAGAACGTCAACATTTTGGTCGCCAACACAGCCATGGACACGGATAAGGTTAAGATTTTCGGTGCCCGGGTTAAGGTCGAGTCGACCGGCAAATTGGCggagctggagaaggcggagcgtgagaagatgaaggctAAGGTTGACCGCATCAAGGCACATGGTATCAACTGTTTCGTCAACCGTCAGTTGATCTACAACTGGCCCGAACAGCTGTTTACCGAGGCCGGTATTATGTCCATCGAACACGCAGACTTTGACGGTGTGGAGCGTCTGGCTCTAGTCACTGGTGGTGAGATTGCATCCACCTTTGACCACCCCGAGCAAGTTAAGCTGGGTCACTGTGACGTTATCGAGGAAGTAATCATCGGTGAAGATACTCTGATCAAATTCTCGGGCGTGGCTGCCGGTCAGGCCTGCACCATTGTGCTCCGCGGTGCTACGGAGCAGCTGCTTGACGAGGCTGAACGCTCTCTCCACGACGCCCTCGCCGTGCTTTCCCAGACTGTGAAGGACCCCCGTGTCACCCTGGGTGGTGGTTGCGCAGAGATGGTCATGTCCAAGGCTGTTGAGCAAGCGGCTCAGAACACCACGGGCAAGAAGCAGCTGGCTGTTGACTCTTTCGCACTTGCTCTCAAGCAATTGCCCACTATCCTGGCTGACAACGCCGGTCTGGACTCCAGTGACCTCGTGACCCGACTACGACAGGCCATCAACAACGGCATGACCAGCTCTGGCCTTGACTTGCTCACCCCTGGTGGCGGCATTGCTGACATGCGGGAGTTGGGCGTTGTGGAGAGTtacaagctgaagaaggccgtGGTTTCCTCCGCATCGGAGGCATCCGAG CTTCTTCTGCGCGTTGACAACATCATCCGGTCTGCTCCCCGTCGACGTGAGCGTATGTAA